A region of Vitis riparia cultivar Riparia Gloire de Montpellier isolate 1030 chromosome 1, EGFV_Vit.rip_1.0, whole genome shotgun sequence DNA encodes the following proteins:
- the LOC117925852 gene encoding probable small nuclear ribonucleoprotein Sm D2 has product MSGPMEEDSAKNEEEEFNTGPLSVLMMSVKNNTQVLINCRNNKKLLGRVRAFDRHCNMVLENVREMWTEVPKTGKGKKKANPVNKDRFISKMFLRGDSVIIVLRNPK; this is encoded by the exons ATGAG TGGGCCAATGGAAGAAGAT AGTGCCAAGAATGAGGAAGAGGAGTTTAACACAGGGCCACTTTCTGTTTTAATGATGAGTGTTAAAAATAACACTCAG GTGCTTATCAATTGTCGAAACAACAAGAAGCTTCTTGGCCGGGTGAGAGCCTTCGATAGGCACTGCAACATGGTTCTTGAAAATGTCAGGGAGATGTGGACAGAG GTACCAAAAACTGGGAAAGGCAAGAAAAAGGCCAATCCAGTTAACAAGGATAGATTCATTAGCAAGATGTTCCTCCGTGGAGATTCGGTGATCATTGTTCTTAGAAATCCCAAGTGA